Genomic DNA from Nitratidesulfovibrio vulgaris str. Hildenborough:
GAGTCCCTGTGCCGCAAGCAGGTCACGCCATGCGTCCTGCGTGCTGGCGGTGCGGTGTGCGGCTTCGCGTAGCACCTTCTCCGCGGCGGTCTGCGCCGCGCGGCATCGTTCGAGACGCTGGCGTGCGGTGGCGAGGGCCGCCTCCGCCTGTCGGCGTTCCTGCCAGAGGCGTGCGGCGTCGCGCTGTGCCGCGAGGTATGAGCGCACCATCTCTGCAAGGGCGGCCCCTTCCGGCAACGACAGGGTGGCGAGGTCGGGCACGGTGGCGGCTTCCGTCGCCAGCGCGGCGACATGCGCCTCCAGTGCGGCGACGGTACGTGCCGCATCGGCCTCGCGGTCTGTCAGGGCGCGTAGTGTGGCGGCCCGTTCCATCAGGGGGGGCACGGCTTGCAGTTGCAGGCCGGGGGCGATGGCGGCAAGGGCCGCTTCGAGTGCGGCGCACGCCTTTGCGTGGTGGCGTGTTGCCTCTTCGGCGTGTTGCCGCGCTGTATCGTCACGCATGGCGACACGGTTCGTCTCCGAAGAACAGGTCTCGCATTCTTCGAGGTGACGGCGCAGCGTGGCGAGGGCGTCGCGCCAGCGTTCGATGCGTGCGGCGGCCCGTTCGAGCGCGGCGTCGTCGGCACCCTCGGCCCCAACTTGCGCTGTGAGTACGCCGACCTCGTCCGTGAGGCGGGCGCAGGTGGTGTGCAGGGTGTCGCGGCGTGCGGCAAGGCGGGTCGTCTCGGCGGTGTGGGCCGCCAGACCGGGGGCCTTGCGGGGCCATGTGGCTGCGGTGAAGCCCAATCCCGCGACGGCGAGGGCCGTGCCCAGCGGAGACGCCACCGTGATGCCGCCAAGGAGTGCCAGCAGGGATGCAGTGGCAGGCAGGGCCGCGACGGCGGGAAGAAGCGTTGCCAGAAGACCGACACCGCAGACGCACAGGGCGGCACCGAGGCCCGCCAGCGTGGAGTTGCCACGCCCCGCAGGCGTGGCCGCGTTGTGCGCGGCAAGGCGTTCTTCGATGCCGTCGAGGGTGTTGCGTTCAGTGCGCAGGTCGGCGGCGACGCGCGAGAGACGCCGCAGGGCCGCTGCCCTGGTCTCTATGGCGGACGCGAGGGGGGTGATGTCGGCCAGACGCGATGCGCGCTGTCCCGATGTGCGAAGCCCTGACGTGTCTTGCGCAGAGTTGCCGACGTTTGACGTCATCCGGCCCGGTACGTCATGGGCGTTGCCGTGCGTGAGTCCGCCCGGTAGGGCGTCCCCGGTCGCGTCTCCGGTCGCGTCCGCGCTGCCGTGATGAGGGGGGGCGTTGCCGAAGACCTCGCAGGTGAGGGCGTCATGCGCTGCAATGGCACGGCGCTGTGCCTCGCCCAATCTTTCGCGTGCCGTGGCAAGGTCTGTGGTCGTCTGAACAGCCTCGCGCCGTGCGGCTTCAGCCGCGTCGCGCGAGGTGGACACCGCATGGTCGAGGGCCAGCAGGTCTTCACGTGCGGTCAATAGCCGTGCTGCCAGCTGTGTGGCCCCCGGCGCTGCCCCAAGGGCAGCCCCTTGTGTCTCCTGTGCGTCAGGGCGGTCTGCGGCCCCGTCTGTCGTGCCGGACGCCATTGCCGTAGCGTCCGCGGCGTCACCGTCATGGTGCGGAGTGGTGAACGCGGCGGGCAAGAGCCCCTTGAGGGCGTCGCGTGTGGCCTCGCGGGCCGAGGAGAGGGCATGGCGGGCCTGAGGCAGGTCGCCGAGTGCCCCTGCGGCCCTGTCCAGCCGTGTGGCGAGGCGTTCGGCGGCTTCGGGGGAGAGAGGGGTGACCTTCGCGGCGGGCATGGCGTCCAGCGCGGTCTGCGCCAGTGCCACATCCTGCGCTGTACTGTCATGCTCGCGCTGGCAGCGGGCCAACTCGTCCGCGGCGCGTTGTTCGTCGCTGGCGGCGTCGAGAAGGGCCTTCTCGTGTCCGGCGATGCGTTCGCGGGCGAAGAGCGAGCGGTCGAGGGCGCGGGCGCGTTCCACAGTCCAGTCGGGGCCGAGGGCGGCGAGTCTGGTCGCCAGCATCTCACGGGCATGCGCGAGGTCTGCGGCGAGACCGGGCAGGGCCCCCATGGCGTTGCGGCAGCTGGCCTTGCGTTCGGTGAGCGTGTCGATGTCGGGCAGCACCGCAAGCAGTGCGGTGTCGGGGCGCAGGCCTTCAAGAGCCTCGTCGAGCCGTTGCTGCCGGGTGCGCAGATTCGTTTCGGTCAGCGCACGTTCTTCTGCCCGTTCCAGCAGTTCTTCGAGGCGGCGCACCCCATCGGCCGGAAAGGCGGTGACCACGGGGGAGAGGGCGTCGAGTTGGCCTTCGAGGCGCACGCTCTCCTCCCAGTGCTGCCACGCGGTGATGCGTCGCGCAAGGCGCGCCGTGTCGTCCTCGATGCTGCTGCGACGTTGCCGCAGGTCGGCCAGTTCCGTTTCGAGAAGGGCCAGCCGTTCCGCCGTGCGCTGATAGGTGGCGGCGTCGCTCTCGTGGTTGCGGAGGGTGTCGCGCACCTGCTTCAGGCGGGCCAACAACTGGTT
This window encodes:
- a CDS encoding AAA family ATPase, yielding MRIVNGHIDGFGILPPQALPDLTPGLSVFLGRNEAGKSTCLDFFRAMLAGYPDGRSREGKQRSGAPLNGGAGGGSLLLETGLAGRVRLTRKPGGNGGQLSLADAEGAPLDAMLAERLFAGVTREVYRNVYGFSLDELQSFQSLNAEGVRNALYGASFGMGVRPPGEALKQLDGQLADLFKNGGQKPVINQLLARLKQVRDTLRNHESDAATYQRTAERLALLETELADLRQRRSSIEDDTARLARRITAWQHWEESVRLEGQLDALSPVVTAFPADGVRRLEELLERAEERALTETNLRTRQQRLDEALEGLRPDTALLAVLPDIDTLTERKASCRNAMGALPGLAADLAHAREMLATRLAALGPDWTVERARALDRSLFARERIAGHEKALLDAASDEQRAADELARCQREHDSTAQDVALAQTALDAMPAAKVTPLSPEAAERLATRLDRAAGALGDLPQARHALSSAREATRDALKGLLPAAFTTPHHDGDAADATAMASGTTDGAADRPDAQETQGAALGAAPGATQLAARLLTAREDLLALDHAVSTSRDAAEAARREAVQTTTDLATARERLGEAQRRAIAAHDALTCEVFGNAPPHHGSADATGDATGDALPGGLTHGNAHDVPGRMTSNVGNSAQDTSGLRTSGQRASRLADITPLASAIETRAAALRRLSRVAADLRTERNTLDGIEERLAAHNAATPAGRGNSTLAGLGAALCVCGVGLLATLLPAVAALPATASLLALLGGITVASPLGTALAVAGLGFTAATWPRKAPGLAAHTAETTRLAARRDTLHTTCARLTDEVGVLTAQVGAEGADDAALERAAARIERWRDALATLRRHLEECETCSSETNRVAMRDDTARQHAEEATRHHAKACAALEAALAAIAPGLQLQAVPPLMERAATLRALTDREADAARTVAALEAHVAALATEAATVPDLATLSLPEGAALAEMVRSYLAAQRDAARLWQERRQAEAALATARQRLERCRAAQTAAEKVLREAAHRTASTQDAWRDLLAAQGLDASLTPATARDALSIAEECITLDDRGQRLLADIRQRETERDALVVPLAALCARLGRTPGTLTAALAAGEGGTAGQHAPASLPTAARPSETDMGTAIDWLATLDALSRAAHEAHAQQERRDRLLNERAVLVEELESATTALTTTRAAIEALLAEGAARDTETFRHRAAAWETRNDLLRQLAERHNALAVAAGDEPLEALRTALAATDLATLEEDIATLRAEREHLRARESESMDEAATLRASMNALATADTLAALRRQEASLLETIRQNGLVWARHALARHFLVNAKRRFEQERQPQVIRDASAIFATITDGAWTGIAASLEDNSLHVTPPHGEAIAPEALSRGTQEQLYLALRLAYIRSHAAHAEPLPVVMDDILVNFDPARAARTARALATLARGDATGPGHQILFFTCHPHTVSLLLDTVPEAQSFTVESGRMAPA